The Daucus carota subsp. sativus chromosome 2, DH1 v3.0, whole genome shotgun sequence genome includes a window with the following:
- the LOC108208072 gene encoding uncharacterized protein LOC108208072, producing MGIIRSTFHFMLGTVCGVYVAQNYDVPNIHKLYKTGLVIAKHYEENYRKPKKKEDEDL from the coding sequence ATGGGTATAATCAGAAGCACCTTCCACTTCATGCTAGGCACAGTTTGCGGAGTCTACGTGGCCCAAAACTACGACGTGCCGAACATTCATAAGCTTTACAAAACAGGGCTCGTGATCGCGAAGCACTATGAGGAGAATTATCGAAAACCGAAGAAGAAAGAGGATGAGGATTTGTAG